The Dietzia sp. ANT_WB102 region TGGAGCGGGTGACCGGCCGGCTCACCTGGCCCAAGGTACTGCTCGGCGGTCTGGCTACGGGTGCATGGCTCGGGCTCTTCATCGGCTTGTTGCTGGGAATCTTCACACAGCCCATGTGGGGAGTCGTGTTAACCGGCCTGGTCGGTGGCTCTGTGTTCGGCGTGGTCTCGGCGTCCCTTTCCTATGCCGCCACCAGGGGGAAGCGCGATTTCGCGTCCACGTCTCAACTGGTCGCGGGGCGGTACGACGTCCTGTGCGAGCCCGCCAACGCGGAGCGGGTGCGCGACGAGCTCGCGCGTCTCGGGCTCAAATAGTGCTGACCGGTGGTCCGGCCGGTGCCCCGGACGTCCTCGCCGCCGTCCGCGCTCACCTGATCGAGCACTACGGACCGGAGCCACAGGAGG contains the following coding sequences:
- a CDS encoding general stress protein; the encoded protein is MSSPVNPAGGRARAGQTPGLPTPPTGWVVGSYPTYAQAQAAVDHLADEEFPVHEVTIVGVDLMQVERVTGRLTWPKVLLGGLATGAWLGLFIGLLLGIFTQPMWGVVLTGLVGGSVFGVVSASLSYAATRGKRDFASTSQLVAGRYDVLCEPANAERVRDELARLGLK